Proteins encoded within one genomic window of Nakamurella alba:
- the groES gene encoding co-chaperone GroES — protein MASVKIQPLEDKILVQANEAETTTASGIVIPDTAKEKPQEGTVLAVGPGRVDDNGNRVPLDVAEGDVVIYSKYGGTEVKYSGQDYLILSARDVLAKVSK, from the coding sequence GTGGCGAGCGTGAAGATCCAGCCGCTCGAGGACAAGATCCTCGTCCAGGCCAACGAGGCCGAAACGACGACCGCGTCCGGCATCGTCATCCCCGACACCGCCAAGGAGAAGCCCCAGGAGGGCACCGTCCTGGCCGTCGGACCGGGCCGTGTCGACGACAACGGCAACCGTGTCCCGCTGGACGTCGCCGAGGGCGACGTCGTCATCTACTCGAAGTACGGCGGCACCGAGGTCAAGTACTCGGGTCAGGACTACCTGATCCTGTCGGCACGCGACGTGCTGGCCAAGGTCTCCAAGTGA
- the groL gene encoding chaperonin GroEL (60 kDa chaperone family; promotes refolding of misfolded polypeptides especially under stressful conditions; forms two stacked rings of heptamers to form a barrel-shaped 14mer; ends can be capped by GroES; misfolded proteins enter the barrel where they are refolded when GroES binds), with product MAKQISFDTTARAALQRGVDQLADAVKVTLGPRGRYVVLDKKFGGPTVTNDGVTIARDIELDDAGENLGAQLAKTAATKTNDVAGDGTTTATVLAQAMVAEGLRNVTAGANPLALRSGIMQAASRVGELLDSRATPVAGDQQAIANVGTIASRDEHIGDLLGQALSKVGADGVISVEEHGGLGIELEYTDGVQFDKGFLSPHFATDPEAGEAVLENPLILLVRDKISALADILPLLEKVVEARKPLLIIAEDVEGEALSTLVVNTIRKTFQVVAVKSPFFGDRRKAFMQDLAIVTGAEVVSPEVGLKLSEAGLDVLGTARRVTVTKDDTVLVDGGGSAEAVADRSAQIRKEIDSTDSDWDREKLQERLAKLAGGVAVIKVGAATETEAKERKHRIEDAVAATKAAVAEGIIAGGGSALVHAAADLAALETELSGDEALGVGIVRRALTSPAYWIAANAGEEGAVVVAKIADLPVGHGFDAASLTYGDLTAAGIIDPVKVTKSAVANAASIAGMVLTTESAVTDIPEAAPAPAAGGHHGHAH from the coding sequence ATGGCGAAGCAGATCAGCTTCGATACCACCGCGCGCGCTGCCCTGCAGCGGGGCGTGGACCAGCTCGCCGACGCCGTCAAGGTGACCCTCGGGCCCCGCGGCCGGTACGTGGTGCTGGACAAGAAGTTCGGCGGCCCGACCGTCACCAACGACGGCGTAACCATCGCCCGTGACATCGAGCTGGACGACGCGGGGGAGAACCTCGGCGCCCAGCTGGCGAAGACCGCCGCCACCAAGACCAACGACGTGGCCGGCGACGGCACCACCACTGCGACCGTGCTGGCCCAGGCCATGGTCGCCGAGGGCCTGCGCAACGTGACCGCGGGGGCGAACCCGCTGGCGCTGCGCTCGGGCATCATGCAGGCCGCGTCCCGGGTGGGCGAGCTGCTCGACTCCCGGGCCACCCCGGTGGCCGGTGACCAGCAGGCCATCGCCAACGTGGGCACCATCGCCTCGCGCGACGAGCACATCGGCGACCTGCTCGGCCAGGCCCTGTCCAAGGTCGGCGCCGACGGCGTGATCAGCGTCGAGGAGCACGGCGGGCTCGGCATCGAGCTCGAGTACACCGACGGCGTGCAGTTCGACAAGGGTTTCCTGTCGCCGCATTTCGCGACCGACCCGGAGGCCGGCGAGGCCGTCCTGGAGAACCCGCTGATCCTGCTGGTCCGCGACAAGATCTCGGCGCTGGCCGACATCCTGCCGCTGCTGGAGAAGGTCGTCGAGGCCCGCAAGCCGCTGCTGATCATCGCCGAGGACGTCGAGGGCGAGGCCCTGTCGACCCTGGTGGTCAACACGATCCGCAAGACCTTCCAGGTCGTCGCGGTGAAGTCGCCGTTCTTCGGCGACCGGCGCAAGGCGTTCATGCAGGACCTGGCGATCGTCACCGGCGCCGAGGTCGTCTCCCCGGAGGTGGGCCTGAAGCTGTCCGAGGCGGGCCTCGACGTGCTGGGCACCGCCCGTCGCGTCACCGTCACCAAGGACGACACCGTGCTGGTGGACGGCGGCGGTTCGGCCGAGGCGGTCGCCGACCGCTCCGCGCAGATCCGCAAGGAGATCGACTCCACCGACTCCGACTGGGATCGCGAGAAGCTGCAGGAGCGGCTGGCCAAGCTGGCCGGTGGCGTCGCCGTGATCAAGGTCGGCGCGGCCACCGAGACCGAAGCCAAGGAGCGCAAGCACCGCATCGAGGACGCCGTCGCGGCGACCAAGGCGGCCGTGGCCGAGGGGATCATCGCCGGTGGCGGGTCCGCGCTGGTGCACGCCGCCGCCGATCTGGCCGCACTGGAGACCGAGCTGTCGGGCGACGAGGCGCTGGGCGTCGGCATCGTCCGGCGGGCGCTGACCTCCCCGGCGTACTGGATCGCCGCGAACGCCGGCGAAGAGGGTGCTGTCGTGGTCGCGAAGATCGCCGACCTCCCGGTCGGGCACGGCTTCGACGCCGCGTCGCTGACCTACGGGGACCTGACCGCGGCCGGGATCATCGACCCGGTCAAGGTCACCAAGTCGGCGGTGGCGAACGCCGCCTCGATCGCCGGCATGGTCCTCACCACCGAGAGCGCCGTCACCGACATCCCCGAGGCCGCCCCGGCCCCGGCTGCCGGTGGGCACCACGGGCACGCGCACTGA
- a CDS encoding NAD(P)H-hydrate dehydratase, whose translation MTIATPPTFGTPPTPGIPSCTVAQIRDAERAALARTPEGALMRRAAGELTTAVLDALDGHVVGRSVVLLVGAGNNGGDALWAGVALRRRGGAVTALLTDPARAHPAGAAGLRRVGGRLLDVARADVEKLLAAADVVIDGLVGLAARPPLREPAASLVRLANRCAALRVAVDLPSGLDPDSGVATGEIFDADVTVTFGGAKPGLLVSTSAGRVVVADLGMAPDPAVASVGVLTDQLVAGLLADPGSGDDKYSGGVVGIVAGSAQYPGAAVLAVGGAVRLRPGMVRYAGPQAAAVVQAWPEVVGADDPSRAGRVQAWVVGPGAGTDTAARDRLVTVLAADGPVLVDADGLTLLAAEPALLEGRRGPLVLTPHEGEFARLFPDLDLTDRLGAARAAAASTGAVILLKGHRTVIAAPDGRAYVNTTGSSWLATAGSGDVLAGVMGSLLATGIDPLLAAAAGAHLHGRAGERAAHDRAAGAHQLWDRLR comes from the coding sequence ATGACCATCGCCACACCCCCGACCTTCGGTACCCCACCGACCCCGGGGATCCCCTCGTGCACCGTGGCGCAGATACGGGACGCCGAGCGTGCGGCGCTGGCCCGCACACCGGAGGGTGCGCTGATGCGGCGTGCGGCCGGGGAACTCACCACGGCGGTGCTCGACGCCCTGGACGGCCACGTGGTGGGTCGCTCGGTGGTGCTGCTGGTGGGTGCCGGGAACAACGGCGGTGATGCGCTGTGGGCCGGTGTCGCGCTCCGTCGGCGCGGCGGCGCGGTGACGGCCCTGCTCACCGATCCGGCCCGGGCGCACCCGGCCGGCGCCGCCGGCCTGCGCCGGGTGGGCGGCCGGCTGCTCGATGTCGCACGGGCAGATGTCGAGAAGCTGCTCGCTGCAGCAGATGTGGTGATCGACGGGCTGGTGGGACTGGCTGCCCGCCCGCCGCTGCGGGAGCCGGCGGCGTCCCTGGTCCGGCTGGCCAACCGCTGCGCGGCCCTGCGGGTCGCCGTCGACCTGCCGAGCGGTCTGGACCCCGACTCCGGCGTCGCCACCGGCGAGATCTTCGATGCCGACGTCACTGTCACCTTCGGTGGCGCGAAACCCGGCCTGCTGGTGTCCACCTCGGCGGGCCGGGTGGTGGTCGCCGACCTCGGGATGGCGCCGGACCCGGCGGTGGCATCGGTCGGTGTGCTGACCGACCAGCTCGTCGCCGGCCTGCTGGCCGACCCGGGCAGCGGCGACGACAAGTACTCCGGCGGCGTGGTCGGCATCGTCGCCGGGTCGGCGCAGTACCCGGGGGCGGCGGTGCTGGCGGTGGGCGGGGCGGTGCGGCTGCGGCCGGGCATGGTCCGCTACGCCGGTCCACAGGCCGCGGCTGTGGTGCAGGCCTGGCCGGAGGTGGTGGGTGCCGATGACCCCTCCCGGGCCGGACGGGTGCAGGCCTGGGTGGTCGGGCCGGGTGCCGGCACCGACACCGCCGCCCGGGACCGGCTGGTCACGGTGCTCGCCGCCGACGGCCCGGTGCTGGTGGACGCGGACGGGCTCACCCTGCTGGCCGCCGAACCCGCCTTGCTCGAGGGCCGGCGCGGACCGCTGGTGCTCACCCCGCACGAGGGCGAGTTCGCCCGGCTGTTCCCGGACCTGGACCTCACCGACCGGCTCGGGGCCGCACGAGCGGCGGCCGCGTCCACCGGTGCGGTGATCCTGCTCAAGGGGCATCGCACGGTGATCGCCGCCCCGGACGGGCGGGCCTACGTCAACACCACCGGCAGCAGTTGGCTGGCCACCGCCGGGTCCGGGGACGTGCTGGCCGGGGTGATGGGCTCGCTGCTGGCGACCGGGATCGACCCGCTGCTCGCCGCCGCCGCCGGCGCCCACCTGCACGGGCGGGCGGGGGAGCGGGCCGCCCACGACCGCGCCGCCGGCGCCCACCAGCTCTGGGACCGGCTGCGCTGA
- the tsaD gene encoding tRNA (adenosine(37)-N6)-threonylcarbamoyltransferase complex transferase subunit TsaD — MSAPTGAPVLGPGAVILGIESSCDETGAGLVRITDGGPELLGHELASSQDLHARFGGVVPEIASRAHLESMTATVRSAFDKAGLRHRDVDAVAVTSGPGLAGALLVGIAAAKAYAAAWDVPLFGVNHLAGHVAADTLEHGPLPSPTLALLVSGGHTQLLKVTSLGGEVPDAITEIGTTVDDAAGEAYDKVARLLGLGYPGGPVIDKLAAEGDPTAIRFPRGLTGPRDAPYDFSFSGLKTAVARHVEGLQRDGLPVPVADICASFQEAVADVLTAKTVRAATDLGIGTVVVAGGVAANSRIRGLSEERCAAAGLQLRVPRPGLCTDNGAMIAAVGAHVARSGRPVSPDALGGDPGLPVGTVSVA; from the coding sequence ATGAGTGCCCCGACTGGAGCGCCGGTGCTCGGCCCCGGTGCGGTGATCCTCGGGATCGAGTCCTCCTGCGACGAGACCGGCGCCGGTCTGGTCCGGATCACCGACGGCGGGCCGGAGTTGCTCGGCCACGAGCTGGCCTCCAGCCAGGACCTGCACGCCCGGTTCGGCGGGGTGGTGCCGGAGATCGCGTCCCGCGCGCACCTCGAGTCGATGACGGCGACCGTGCGCAGCGCCTTCGACAAGGCCGGCCTGCGGCACCGCGACGTGGACGCCGTCGCGGTCACCAGCGGTCCGGGCCTGGCCGGCGCGCTGCTGGTCGGCATCGCCGCGGCGAAGGCCTACGCGGCGGCCTGGGACGTACCGCTCTTCGGGGTGAACCACCTGGCCGGTCATGTCGCCGCGGACACCCTCGAGCACGGCCCGCTGCCCTCGCCCACCCTGGCGCTGCTGGTCTCCGGCGGGCACACCCAGCTGCTGAAGGTGACCAGCCTCGGCGGTGAGGTGCCCGACGCGATCACCGAGATCGGCACCACCGTCGACGACGCGGCCGGGGAGGCCTACGACAAGGTGGCCCGGCTGCTCGGCCTCGGTTACCCCGGCGGTCCGGTCATCGACAAGCTGGCCGCCGAGGGCGATCCCACCGCGATCCGTTTCCCGCGCGGTCTCACCGGGCCCCGGGACGCGCCCTACGACTTCTCCTTCTCCGGGCTGAAGACCGCGGTCGCCCGCCATGTCGAAGGGCTGCAGCGGGATGGGTTGCCGGTCCCGGTGGCGGACATCTGCGCCTCCTTCCAGGAGGCCGTCGCCGACGTCCTCACCGCCAAGACGGTGCGGGCGGCCACCGATCTCGGCATCGGCACCGTCGTGGTGGCCGGCGGCGTGGCGGCGAACTCCCGCATCCGCGGGCTGTCCGAGGAACGCTGTGCCGCGGCCGGTCTGCAGCTGCGGGTGCCCCGGCCCGGTCTGTGCACGGACAACGGCGCGATGATCGCCGCCGTGGGCGCACACGTCGCGCGGTCCGGGCGGCCGGTGTCGCCGGATGCGCTGGGCGGGGATCCGGGGCTCCCGGTCGGCACCGTCTCCGTGGCCTGA
- the tsaB gene encoding tRNA (adenosine(37)-N6)-threonylcarbamoyltransferase complex dimerization subunit type 1 TsaB, translating to MLILALDTSTPAVTAAVATVRRPHEVEIGPDGPGPLHELLAERLETDGRRHVEQLIPLAKQTLGDAGFGLRDVDAVVVGLGPGPFTGLRVGIATAAALGDALEIPVHGVPSHDAVAGAHAPAAGEFLVVTDARRREVYASAYRPDGRRIVGPEVLPATGLAQWLTAAAAAPVQVIGAGAELAAEHFGLPVVPVHREIGWGLVERAMRALLTGAVPGPLTPLYLRKPDAVEPTTRKSVLGPAAPGQR from the coding sequence GTGCTGATCCTGGCCCTGGACACGTCGACGCCTGCGGTGACTGCGGCGGTGGCGACCGTGCGCCGGCCGCACGAGGTGGAGATCGGCCCGGACGGGCCCGGGCCGCTGCACGAGCTGCTCGCCGAACGCCTGGAGACCGACGGGCGGCGGCACGTCGAGCAGCTGATCCCGCTGGCGAAACAGACGCTGGGCGACGCCGGCTTCGGCCTGCGCGACGTCGACGCCGTGGTGGTCGGCCTGGGGCCGGGGCCGTTCACCGGCCTGCGGGTGGGCATCGCCACCGCGGCCGCGCTCGGCGACGCCCTCGAGATCCCGGTGCACGGTGTGCCCAGCCACGACGCCGTCGCCGGCGCGCACGCCCCGGCCGCCGGGGAGTTCCTGGTGGTCACCGACGCCCGCCGGCGCGAGGTGTACGCCTCGGCGTACCGCCCGGACGGCCGCCGGATCGTCGGGCCGGAGGTGCTGCCCGCCACCGGGCTCGCCCAGTGGCTCACCGCAGCCGCCGCCGCGCCGGTGCAGGTGATCGGGGCCGGCGCGGAACTCGCGGCCGAGCACTTCGGCCTGCCCGTCGTCCCGGTGCACCGGGAGATCGGCTGGGGGCTGGTCGAGCGCGCCATGCGGGCCCTGCTCACCGGCGCCGTGCCCGGCCCGCTCACCCCGCTCTACCTGCGCAAGCCGGACGCCGTCGAGCCCACCACCCGCAAGTCCGTGCTCGGTCCCGCCGCGCCGGGACAGCGGTGA
- a CDS encoding holo-ACP synthase gives MPSGVVGIGIDVVAIDRFAATLERTPALADRLFTPAERLTPSGRPRGSASLAARFAAKEAVAKALGVPAGMDWHHCRVETAASGRPELVMSDTVADAAAAQGVSSWQLSLSHDAGIAAAVVLALR, from the coding sequence ATGCCGTCCGGCGTGGTCGGCATCGGCATCGACGTGGTGGCGATCGACCGGTTCGCCGCCACCCTGGAGCGCACCCCGGCCCTGGCCGACCGGCTGTTCACCCCCGCCGAACGGCTCACCCCGTCCGGGCGGCCGCGCGGGTCCGCCTCGCTGGCGGCCCGGTTCGCCGCCAAGGAGGCGGTCGCGAAGGCCCTCGGGGTGCCGGCCGGGATGGACTGGCATCACTGCCGGGTCGAGACCGCCGCGTCCGGGCGGCCGGAGCTGGTCATGTCCGATACCGTGGCGGATGCCGCTGCGGCGCAAGGGGTGTCGTCCTGGCAGCTGTCGCTCTCGCACGACGCCGGGATCGCGGCCGCGGTGGTGCTGGCGCTGCGCTGA
- the rimI gene encoding ribosomal protein S18-alanine N-acetyltransferase, producing the protein MTRPTAGDAPALHPLRWWQIDQLEHLEQVLFPGDSPWTSAMFFAELAAGHHYSVALEGERVIGYAGIALVGPPDEPGGEAEVQTIGIDPEFQGRGLGRQLLADLLAAAPGRRVLLEVRTDNVPAISLYESVGFVRLGLRRHYYQPSGADAWTMEKAVKAA; encoded by the coding sequence ATGACCCGACCCACTGCCGGCGACGCGCCGGCGCTGCACCCGCTGCGCTGGTGGCAGATCGACCAGCTCGAGCACCTGGAGCAGGTGCTCTTCCCCGGTGACTCGCCGTGGACCTCGGCGATGTTCTTCGCGGAACTGGCCGCCGGGCACCACTACTCGGTCGCGCTGGAGGGCGAGCGGGTCATCGGTTACGCCGGGATCGCGCTGGTCGGGCCGCCGGACGAGCCGGGCGGCGAGGCCGAGGTGCAGACCATCGGCATCGACCCGGAGTTCCAGGGGCGGGGTCTGGGGCGGCAGCTGCTGGCGGACCTGCTCGCGGCGGCACCCGGTCGCCGGGTACTGCTGGAGGTGCGCACGGACAACGTGCCGGCCATCAGCCTGTACGAGTCGGTCGGGTTCGTGCGGCTCGGACTGCGCCGGCACTACTACCAGCCCAGCGGTGCCGATGCCTGGACCATGGAGAAGGCGGTGAAGGCAGCATGA
- a CDS encoding alpha/beta fold hydrolase: MSTWGRIAGIAGIATGVIGAAALGGVTAQRRAVRRYHVTATGEDPGEPYDALEADRVYSVVADDGVVLHVEESGPVDADLTIVFAHGWTLRSGAWHFQRLGLAGPGFGSGDGPVARMVFYDQRSHGRSGRADEDHVTMADLAGDLAAVIATAVPDGPIAIIGHSMGGMATMTLAGLRPDLFAERVHGVGLVSTAATRMALPGIGRTLISTGNPLFRAVTATAARYPKVIERTRSGSRDAVWLLTRTLGFSRENVPGDLVDYLDEMISSVPIEVIADFIPAVMNVDTADALPALADIPTVLIVGDKDRMTPMSRTEFIAEALPRAEMVVIPDAGHMAMMEAPVEVNDALRPMLLAAVEHAAAATAAREAAR, from the coding sequence GTGAGCACGTGGGGCCGGATCGCCGGGATCGCCGGCATCGCGACCGGCGTGATCGGTGCCGCCGCGCTGGGCGGGGTCACCGCGCAGCGGCGCGCGGTCCGGCGCTACCACGTCACCGCCACCGGTGAGGACCCCGGCGAGCCGTACGACGCACTCGAGGCCGACCGCGTCTACTCGGTGGTCGCCGACGACGGTGTGGTGCTGCACGTCGAGGAATCCGGACCGGTCGACGCCGACCTGACCATCGTCTTCGCCCACGGCTGGACCCTGCGGTCCGGTGCCTGGCACTTCCAGCGGCTGGGCCTCGCCGGTCCCGGGTTCGGCTCGGGCGACGGACCGGTCGCCCGGATGGTGTTCTACGACCAGCGGTCCCACGGGCGATCCGGTCGGGCGGACGAGGACCACGTCACGATGGCCGATCTCGCCGGCGACCTGGCCGCCGTCATCGCCACCGCCGTCCCGGACGGGCCGATCGCGATCATCGGCCACTCCATGGGCGGCATGGCCACCATGACGCTGGCCGGGCTGCGCCCGGATCTCTTCGCCGAGCGGGTGCACGGCGTCGGCCTGGTGTCCACGGCGGCGACCCGGATGGCGCTGCCCGGCATCGGCCGCACCCTGATCAGCACCGGCAACCCGCTGTTCCGCGCGGTCACCGCCACCGCGGCGCGCTACCCGAAGGTCATCGAACGGACCCGGTCGGGCAGTCGGGACGCGGTCTGGCTGCTCACCCGGACCCTCGGCTTCTCCCGGGAGAACGTCCCGGGGGACCTGGTCGACTACCTGGACGAGATGATCTCGTCCGTGCCCATCGAGGTGATCGCCGACTTCATCCCGGCCGTGATGAACGTGGACACCGCGGACGCGCTGCCCGCGCTCGCCGACATCCCGACGGTGCTGATCGTGGGTGACAAGGACCGGATGACCCCGATGAGCCGCACCGAGTTCATCGCCGAGGCCCTGCCGCGGGCGGAGATGGTGGTGATCCCGGACGCCGGGCACATGGCGATGATGGAGGCGCCGGTGGAGGTCAACGACGCACTGCGGCCGATGTTGCTGGCCGCCGTCGAGCACGCCGCCGCTGCGACGGCTGCGCGGGAGGCGGCGCGATGA
- the tsaE gene encoding tRNA (adenosine(37)-N6)-threonylcarbamoyltransferase complex ATPase subunit type 1 TsaE, with amino-acid sequence MTTAEERPVLHRELPTEADARELGRRIGELLRAGDLVLLSGPLGAGKTTMAKGIAVGMGITSTIMSPTFVIVRVHRPTDPGGLTLLHADAYRLGSVAEMDDLDLDLGAAAAVVEWGDGVAEQIADGHLRVELVRRPDDSRGATLSAAGSDWEERLQTLRD; translated from the coding sequence ATGACCACTGCGGAGGAACGCCCGGTGCTGCACCGCGAGCTGCCGACGGAGGCGGACGCCCGGGAGCTCGGCCGGCGGATCGGCGAGCTGCTCCGCGCCGGCGATCTGGTCCTGCTGTCCGGGCCGCTGGGCGCCGGCAAGACCACCATGGCCAAGGGCATCGCGGTGGGGATGGGCATCACCTCGACGATCATGTCGCCGACCTTCGTCATCGTCCGGGTGCACCGGCCGACCGACCCGGGCGGGCTGACCCTGCTGCACGCGGACGCCTACCGCCTCGGCAGCGTGGCCGAGATGGACGACCTGGACCTGGATCTCGGTGCAGCGGCGGCGGTGGTCGAGTGGGGGGACGGGGTCGCCGAGCAGATCGCGGACGGTCATCTCCGGGTCGAGCTGGTGCGCCGGCCGGACGACTCACGCGGTGCCACGCTTTCCGCCGCCGGCAGCGACTGGGAAGAACGTTTGCAGACCCTGCGCGACTGA
- a CDS encoding amidohydrolase → MIRNAAPAIGGPAALAVRAGRIVGATADPRGSADWTGPSTEVVDAGGGTLLPGFVDAHVHPVTAGRNMLTVDLAGAPDADAYLSRIAAWVQAHPGDGWVTGGGWSMEHFPGGLPRREVLDAVTGGRPAFLYNRDVHGAWSNTEALRRGGIDHTTPDPADGRIERDPDGRPAGMLHEGAAYAFETDVLPAPGVDDLAAAILAAQTRLHAWGVTSWQDAWVTPDSARAYHSLAVDGRLRSRTVGALWWDRHRGLEQLDELADRRDALRHSTFAPTTVKIMVDGVLENSTGALLEPYCRCDGMPGADRGLVYVDPEILSPAVDLLEQHGFQVHLHAIGDRAVRMSLDAVQHARTRRPDPGLRHHIAHVQVIDPADLPRFAALGVTANLQTYWAQHEPQMDELTAPFLGERRTALQYPFRTLADSGAGLAMGSDWPVTTADPLRQLEVAVRRRDPDDRDSPVFLAGEELSLDTALRAFTAGSAAVNHDPDAEDLSVGSRADIVLTDVDLAALEGRIADARVVLTVVDGEIVHQA, encoded by the coding sequence GTGATCCGCAACGCCGCTCCCGCCATCGGCGGTCCTGCGGCGCTGGCTGTCCGCGCGGGCCGGATCGTTGGCGCGACCGCCGATCCGCGGGGGTCGGCGGACTGGACCGGTCCCTCCACCGAGGTGGTCGACGCCGGGGGCGGCACCCTGCTGCCCGGCTTCGTCGACGCCCACGTGCACCCCGTCACCGCCGGACGCAACATGCTCACCGTCGACCTCGCCGGCGCCCCGGACGCCGACGCCTACCTGTCCCGGATCGCGGCCTGGGTGCAGGCGCATCCCGGCGACGGCTGGGTCACCGGCGGCGGCTGGTCGATGGAACACTTCCCGGGCGGTCTGCCCCGCCGCGAGGTGCTGGACGCAGTCACCGGGGGACGACCGGCCTTCCTCTACAACCGCGACGTGCACGGCGCCTGGTCGAACACCGAGGCGCTGCGCCGGGGCGGGATCGACCACACCACACCGGATCCCGCGGACGGCCGGATCGAGCGGGACCCGGACGGCCGACCCGCCGGCATGCTGCACGAGGGCGCGGCCTACGCCTTCGAGACCGATGTGCTGCCGGCCCCTGGCGTCGACGATCTGGCCGCGGCGATCCTCGCGGCCCAGACCCGCTTGCACGCCTGGGGTGTCACCAGTTGGCAGGATGCCTGGGTCACGCCGGACTCCGCGCGGGCCTACCACTCGCTCGCCGTCGACGGCCGGCTGCGGTCCCGGACCGTCGGCGCGCTGTGGTGGGACCGGCACCGTGGCCTGGAGCAGCTCGACGAACTGGCCGACCGCCGGGACGCCCTGCGGCACAGCACGTTCGCACCGACCACCGTGAAGATCATGGTCGACGGGGTGCTGGAGAACAGCACCGGTGCACTGCTCGAGCCGTACTGCCGGTGCGACGGGATGCCCGGCGCCGACCGGGGCCTGGTCTACGTCGACCCCGAGATCCTCTCCCCGGCCGTCGATCTGCTGGAGCAGCACGGCTTCCAGGTGCACCTGCACGCGATCGGCGATCGTGCCGTCCGGATGTCGCTGGACGCCGTGCAGCACGCCCGTACCCGGCGGCCGGACCCCGGACTGCGCCATCACATCGCGCACGTGCAGGTGATCGACCCGGCGGACCTGCCACGGTTCGCCGCACTCGGCGTCACCGCGAACCTGCAGACCTACTGGGCCCAGCACGAACCCCAGATGGACGAGCTCACCGCGCCGTTCCTGGGAGAGCGGCGCACCGCGCTGCAGTACCCGTTCCGGACCCTCGCCGACAGCGGCGCCGGTCTGGCGATGGGCAGCGACTGGCCGGTCACCACGGCCGACCCGCTGCGCCAGCTCGAGGTGGCTGTGCGCCGCCGCGACCCGGACGACCGGGACAGCCCGGTCTTCCTCGCCGGGGAGGAGCTGTCGCTGGACACCGCGCTGAGGGCGTTCACCGCCGGGTCGGCAGCGGTCAACCACGATCCGGACGCCGAAGATCTGTCCGTCGGCAGTCGTGCGGACATCGTCCTGACGGACGTCGATCTCGCCGCACTGGAGGGCCGGATCGCCGATGCCCGGGTGGTTCTCACCGTCGTCGACGGCGAGATCGTCCACCAGGCATGA
- a CDS encoding LacI family DNA-binding transcriptional regulator: MADHVTLADVAKVAGVSLATASRALNGAANRTVRADLRDRVLRAATELRYSPNANAQAMARGATSTVGLVVHDIADPFAAAIASGVMAAAGERGLIVTIASTLWDPAAEIRHVEALRRARARTVILAGSRFTDEESERRLLMEISQITAAGGHVATVGQQLPGVPAVLLDNLGGARRLARVLWTLGYRSFAVLSGPESLQTSEERLSGFRTGLADCGHDLPAENIIGTQLTRDGGYVAMTELLDREIEVEAVFAVNDVMAVGAMAALREQGWEVPRDMALAGFDDITTLRDIQPPLTTVRVPLAHLGRRALELALGPADGPEPPRGDEFDGPALPAVPGEVVVRASTPLRT, translated from the coding sequence GTGGCCGACCACGTGACGCTCGCCGATGTCGCCAAGGTGGCCGGCGTGTCACTGGCTACCGCGTCCCGGGCACTGAACGGCGCCGCGAACCGCACCGTGCGCGCCGACCTGCGCGACCGGGTGCTGCGGGCCGCGACCGAACTCCGCTACTCCCCCAACGCGAACGCCCAGGCCATGGCGCGGGGCGCGACCTCCACCGTCGGCCTCGTCGTGCACGACATCGCCGACCCGTTCGCGGCCGCGATCGCCTCCGGGGTGATGGCGGCCGCCGGCGAGCGCGGGCTCATCGTCACCATCGCCTCCACCCTGTGGGACCCGGCGGCCGAGATCCGGCACGTGGAGGCGCTGCGCCGGGCCCGGGCCCGCACGGTGATCCTGGCCGGCTCGCGGTTCACCGACGAGGAGTCCGAGCGCCGGTTGCTGATGGAGATCAGCCAGATCACGGCGGCCGGCGGGCATGTTGCCACGGTCGGCCAGCAGCTGCCGGGCGTGCCCGCTGTGCTGCTCGACAACCTCGGCGGCGCACGGCGTCTCGCCCGGGTGCTGTGGACCCTCGGGTACCGCAGCTTCGCCGTGCTCTCCGGCCCGGAGAGCCTGCAGACCAGCGAGGAACGGCTCTCCGGGTTCCGCACCGGGCTCGCCGACTGCGGACACGATCTCCCTGCCGAGAACATCATCGGCACCCAGCTCACCCGGGACGGCGGCTACGTCGCGATGACCGAACTGCTGGACCGGGAGATCGAGGTCGAGGCGGTGTTCGCCGTCAACGACGTGATGGCGGTCGGCGCGATGGCGGCGCTGCGGGAGCAGGGCTGGGAGGTGCCGCGCGACATGGCACTCGCCGGCTTCGACGACATCACCACTTTGCGCGACATCCAGCCGCCGCTCACCACGGTCCGGGTGCCGCTGGCGCACCTCGGCCGGCGCGCGCTCGAACTCGCCCTGGGCCCGGCCGACGGCCCGGAGCCACCGCGCGGCGACGAATTCGACGGCCCTGCCCTGCCCGCCGTCCCCGGGGAGGTGGTGGTTCGGGCGAGCACCCCGCTCCGGACCTGA